Genomic window ([Empedobacter] haloabium):
ACGCTGGATGCCTACCCCGGAGTACAGCTGGACGATACCCCGCAAGCGATGCTGGACGATCCTGCCATCGAGCTGGTCGTGGTGTGCACGCCGAATGCCAGTCATTACGCGTTGGCCAAGGCCGCCCTGTTGGCCGGCAAGCACGTGGTGGTGGACAAGCCGTTCGTGCTCTCTTCCGCCGAGGGCGAGGAGCTGGTCGCCCTGGCGCGGCAGCGCGGCGTACAGCTGAGCGTGTTCCAGAATCGCCGCTGGGACGGCGATTTCCTGACGCTGCGCCATGTGATCGAGTCGGGCCAACTGGGTGCGGTCCATACCTACCGCGCGCATTTCGACCGCTATGCACCGCAAGTGAAAGCGCGCTGGAAGGAAGCGGCGCAGCCCGGCGCCGGCGTGCTGTGGGACCTGGGCTCGCATCTGATCGACCAGGCGCTGGTACTCTTCGGCATGCCGCGCTCGGTCACGGCGCACCTGTCGATGCAGCGCGACGGCGCCCAGGTGGAAGACGCGTTCGAGCTGCAGCTCGATTTCGGCGCCACCAAGGCCATGCTGCATGCCGGTGCGCTGGTGCGCGCGCCTGGTCCGCGCTACCAGGTCCACGGCACCAACGGCAGTTTCGTCAAGCACGGCATCGATCCGCAGGAAGCGGCGCTGAAGCTGGGCGCGCGGCCTGGCGATGCCGGCTGGGGCATCGACGCTCCCGCCGACTGGGGTACGGTGTTCGCGGCCGATGGCTCGTGCAGCACGGTGGAAACCATACCGGGTGCCTATGAGGCGTTCTATCGCGGCATGTACCATGCCATCGCCGAAGGCGTGCAGTTGCCCGTGCAGCCGGAAGATGCGGTGCAGGTGGTGCGGGTGATCGAGCTCGCACTGCGCAGCCACCACGAACGCAGGACGATCGATTTCACTGGAGGGGAACACGGTGCAGGATGAGAATTTAGCCCTGTTGAGGGAACTCGAGCTCGAGGAACAGCAACTGCAATTCACCGCGTTCTCGAACGCGGACGCGCTGCGGCTTGGCATCGCGCTCGTCGAGCGCGCCCGCGCGCTGGGCAAGGCCATTACGGTCGACATTACCCGCAACGGCCACCAGCTGTTCCATCACGCCATGGACGGCACGTCGCCCGACAACGCCAACTGGATACGGCGCAAGAACAACGTGGTGCAGCGCTTCGGCCGCAGCTCCTGGCACGTGGGCACGCGCTACCGCAGCAAGGGCAAGTCGTTCGAGGCGGACAGCGGCCTCGATACTACGGACTTCGCCGCGCATGGCGGCGCTTTCCCGCTCACGATCCGCGGCACGGGCGTGATCGGCACGATCACCGTCTCCGGCCTGCCGCAACAGGAAGACCATGCGCTCGTGACGAGCGTCTTGCGCGCATACCTGGAAACGCTGCGATAAGCGTTGCAGCCCGCGCTCCCGTGCCCAGCGGCCGGGAGCGGGACCGGACCGTTACGGCTACAACACCCCGGCCGCCCGCAGGGCCGCGATGTCCTCGGCCGTATGCCCCAGCAGCTCGCCCAGCACCTCGTCGGTATGCTGGCCCAGCGTCGGCGGGGCCGTGCGCACGTCGGCAGGGGAGGCGGACAGGCGCATCGGGCTGCGCACGAGCTTCGTGCTGCCGGCCGTCGGGTGCGGGACGTCGACTACCATGCCGCGCGCCTGCACCTGCGGGTTCTTGTAGACGTCGTCCAGGTCGTTGATCGGGCCGCACGGCACGTTGACGGCTTCCAGCAGCGCGATCCATTCGTCGCGCGTCTTGGTCGCCACCATCCCGGCCAGGATCGGCACCAGGATGTCGCGGTTCTGCACGCGCAGCGGGTTGGTCACGAAGCGCGGGTCGGTCGCCAGCTCCGGCCGGCCACCGGCCTCGACGAACTTGACGTACTGGCCGTCGTTGCCGGTGGCGACGATGATGTGGCCGTCCGCGCAGGCGAAGGTCTGGTACGGCACGATGTTCGGGTGCGCGTTGCCCCAGCGCTTGGGCGCCTTGCCGCTGTTCAGGTAATTGCTGCCCATATTGGCCAGCATGGCGACCTGCACGTCCAGCAGCGCCATGTCGATGTACTGGCCTTCGCCGGTGCGGTCGCGGTGGATCAGCGCGGCCTGGATCGCGATGGTGGCGTACATGCCCGTCATCAGGTCGCACAGCGCCACGCCGGCCTTCTGCGGGCCGCCGCCGGGCAGGTCGTCGCGCTCGCCCGTCACGCTCATCAGGCCGCCCATGCCCTGGATCAGGAAGTCGTAGCCGGCGCGGTGCGCGTAGGGGCCGTCCTGGCCGAAGCCGGTGACGGAGCAGTAGACCAGGTCCGGCTTGACGGCCTTCAGCGCTTCGTAGTCCAGGCCGTAGCGCTTCAGCTGGCCGACCTTGTAGTTCTCCAGCACCACGTCCGACTGCGCCGCCAGCGCGCGGATCAGCGCCTGGCCCTGTTCGGTCGAGATATCGACGGTAACGGAGCGCTTGCCCCGGTTGGCGGCCAGGTAGTAGGCGGCCTCGCGGGTGTCGCGGCCTTCGGCGTCCTTGGCGTACGGTGGGCCCCAGGCGCGGGTGTCGTCGCCGGCGCCGGGCCGTTCGATCTTGATGACGTCGGCGCCCAGGTCCGCCAGGTTCTGCGAGCACCAGGGGCCGGCCAGCACGCGCGACAGGTCGAGCACGCGGATGTGACCCAACGCTTTTGGCTTGGGTGCCGAGGTGGAAATGGTTTGCATCGATGGTCTCGTTGTTGTTCGAAGGGCCACAGCTTAGCCTATCTGTACCCCGGCATCCACTCATGCTACTGTAATGGGCATGTGGCCCTATCCGACAATGATCGCCCACCGGGGCGGCGGTACCAC
Coding sequences:
- a CDS encoding oxidoreductase, whose protein sequence is MQQYSVGLVGYGLGGATFHAPVIAAVPGLRLARIASRSARPETLDAYPGVQLDDTPQAMLDDPAIELVVVCTPNASHYALAKAALLAGKHVVVDKPFVLSSAEGEELVALARQRGVQLSVFQNRRWDGDFLTLRHVIESGQLGAVHTYRAHFDRYAPQVKARWKEAAQPGAGVLWDLGSHLIDQALVLFGMPRSVTAHLSMQRDGAQVEDAFELQLDFGATKAMLHAGALVRAPGPRYQVHGTNGSFVKHGIDPQEAALKLGARPGDAGWGIDAPADWGTVFAADGSCSTVETIPGAYEAFYRGMYHAIAEGVQLPVQPEDAVQVVRVIELALRSHHERRTIDFTGGEHGAG
- a CDS encoding heme-degrading domain-containing protein codes for the protein MRELELEEQQLQFTAFSNADALRLGIALVERARALGKAITVDITRNGHQLFHHAMDGTSPDNANWIRRKNNVVQRFGRSSWHVGTRYRSKGKSFEADSGLDTTDFAAHGGAFPLTIRGTGVIGTITVSGLPQQEDHALVTSVLRAYLETLR
- a CDS encoding CaiB/BaiF CoA-transferase family protein, giving the protein MQTISTSAPKPKALGHIRVLDLSRVLAGPWCSQNLADLGADVIKIERPGAGDDTRAWGPPYAKDAEGRDTREAAYYLAANRGKRSVTVDISTEQGQALIRALAAQSDVVLENYKVGQLKRYGLDYEALKAVKPDLVYCSVTGFGQDGPYAHRAGYDFLIQGMGGLMSVTGERDDLPGGGPQKAGVALCDLMTGMYATIAIQAALIHRDRTGEGQYIDMALLDVQVAMLANMGSNYLNSGKAPKRWGNAHPNIVPYQTFACADGHIIVATGNDGQYVKFVEAGGRPELATDPRFVTNPLRVQNRDILVPILAGMVATKTRDEWIALLEAVNVPCGPINDLDDVYKNPQVQARGMVVDVPHPTAGSTKLVRSPMRLSASPADVRTAPPTLGQHTDEVLGELLGHTAEDIAALRAAGVL